Within the Cyanobacteria bacterium QS_8_64_29 genome, the region GCCAGCGCGCGATCGCAGCTGGGCCAACCTAGCCTGTTCGCGCTCGCTCAGCAGCTCGGGGAGGCTGCTAAAGCCCACCGTTTGGGCCAGGGGGCGCTCGGCCCGCACGCCAATGGTGCGACCGTTGAAAAAGCTGCCCCGGCCGGCAATGCCCAACCAGCGCTCTTGCAGGATGGGCTGGTCGATGGCGCCCACAACGGGTTGGCCGCGGTGCAGCAGCGCAATCAGCGTGCCGAACAGCGGCTGGCCGGCGATAAAAGCACGCGTGCCGTCGATGGGATCGAGCACCCAGACGAATTCGGCCTCGGGCGCGTGGCGGCCGTACTCCTCCCCCACAATGCCGTGGTGCGGGTAGCGCGCGGCGATCGCGGCGCGCAGCGCGGCCTCCACTTGCCGGTCCGCTTGGGTTACGGGCGTGCGGTCGGCTTTCTCGCTTGCAGCGGCTAGGTTGCGAAAGTAGCGCTGCAAAATGGGTCCAGCAGTGTCGGCTAGCTCGCCGGTAAACTGGGCCAGTTCATTGGCAGGGAGAATTGTCATGGCGGGACCTCGCGCCGGCTGGGTCCATGCTCGCGGCTGCCGGTCCGCCCGACAAGCCCCAGCCCAATGGCAAACTGAGGGCGGCAGCTTGTGAGCCGCGCCATGAGCGTTCCGCTGCAAACCCCGCACAGCGGCTTTCACTGGGACGGTAGCGCCCGGCGCTTTTTTGAGGGCTGGTACTACCGCGTCACCTTGCCCCAGCCGGGGCAGAGCTTTGCCTGGATGTATTCCATTGACGATCCGGGTGGCGGCCGGCCCCACAGCGGCGGCGCGGCGCAAGTACTGGGCCCCGAGGATGCCTATCTCTGCCGCCCCTTCCCCAGCCCCCGAAGCTTTTGGGCCGCGCGTGCCCGCTTGGCTTTGGGGCACTGGGGCCGGAGCGATTTGGCCCTGCCCGCCCGCGAGCTGGCGCCGGCAGATTTCGAGCGCCACGTTGCCGAAGGCTATCAGGCCACCGCCACCGCCCATCAGGGGACGCTTGCCGATCCGGGACGCGATCGCCACTGCCGCTGGTTCTACACCATCCGCCCCGTCTACGGCTGGGGTCACCCCAACCGCCCGCAGCAAGCCACGGCCGGGCTGCTATCCTTTTTGCCCATCTTCGAGCCCGGCTGGCAGATCCTGATGGCGCGCGGGCTGGCAACGGGCTGGATCGAGTGGCAGGGCCAGCGCTATGAGTTTTGCGATGCCCCTACTTACAGCGAGAAGAACTGGGGGCGTGCTTTCCCCGAGCAGTGGTTTTGGTTTCACTGCAACTGCATTGAGCGCAGCTCGGATTTGAGCCTGACTGCTGCCGGCGGCAACCGCCAGGTCCTGAGCTGGACCGAGGAAGCGGCCCTCATTGGCCTCCACTACGGCGGCACCTTCTACGAGTTTGTGCCCTGGAACGCGCAGTTGAGCTGGCAAATTGCCCCCTGGGGCCGCTGGCAGATGCAGGCGCGATCGCAGCATTACGAGATTGAGCTCACTGGAACCACCGAGCGCGCCGGCCGCGTCCTGCGCGCCCCCACCGAGGCCGGCCTGCAACCCTGCTGCCGGGACACGCTGCTGGGCGAGCTGGAACTGGTGCTGCGATCGCGCAGCGGCCGAGTACTGCTGCAGGCCCAGAGCGCTTGCTGCGGGCTGGAGGTGGGCGGCATCCCCTGGCAGCACGCGTGGCACTCGAGCTGTTAGTTCGACCCCTCTAGCCCAGCTCGTCAAAGATCTGGAACATGGGCAGATACATCGACAGCAAGATGACGCCCACCATGCCGGCAACCAGCACCATCATGATGGGATCGATGACGCTGGTGAGCGCTTTGACAGACTGCTCGACCTCGCTTTCGTAGAAATCGGCGACTTTCATCATCATGGCGTCCAGCTCGCCGGTTTCTTCCCCAATGGCGATCATTTGAATGGCCAGTCGGGGAAAGATGTTCTCGCGCTGCAGCGCCCGGTTGACCATACCCCCTGCTGGATCTCCTGCTTGGAGCGGGCCGTGGCGTTGGCAATAACCTGGTTGCCCGAGGTCTCGCCCACAATGTCCAGCGCCGTCAGGATGGGCACCCCCGAGCGGGTGAGCGTGCCGAAAACGCGCGAAAAGCGCGCGACCGCATTTTTGACGTTGAGCTCGCCCAACAGCGGCAGCTTGAGCATGAGGCGATCGATTTGCACGCGCCCGTTGGGGGTTTGGTAGTACTGCCGGAACGCCACCACCGTGGCGATGGCCGCCCCCAGCGGAAAGACGATCACCCAGCTGCGCAGCGTGACGCTAATGGCGAGCATGAGCTGGGTTAGCATGGGCAGCTCCACGCCCAAACCCTGGAAGATCTCGGCGAACATGGGAATTAAA harbors:
- a CDS encoding histidinol phosphate phosphatase; the protein is MTILPANELAQFTGELADTAGPILQRYFRNLAAASEKADRTPVTQADRQVEAALRAAIAARYPHHGIVGEEYGRHAPEAEFVWVLDPIDGTRAFIAGQPLFGTLIALLHRGQPVVGAIDQPILQERWLGIAGRGSFFNGRTIGVRAERPLAQTVGFSSLPELLSEREQARLAQLRSRAGLVRYEGDCYAYGLLALGQIDWVIERDLAPYDFCALVPVVQEAGGYIADWQGNPLTLAAGDTTVAASSRQLAAQVAGTLAPIQ
- a CDS encoding tocopherol cyclase → MSVPLQTPHSGFHWDGSARRFFEGWYYRVTLPQPGQSFAWMYSIDDPGGGRPHSGGAAQVLGPEDAYLCRPFPSPRSFWAARARLALGHWGRSDLALPARELAPADFERHVAEGYQATATAHQGTLADPGRDRHCRWFYTIRPVYGWGHPNRPQQATAGLLSFLPIFEPGWQILMARGLATGWIEWQGQRYEFCDAPTYSEKNWGRAFPEQWFWFHCNCIERSSDLSLTAAGGNRQVLSWTEEAALIGLHYGGTFYEFVPWNAQLSWQIAPWGRWQMQARSQHYEIELTGTTERAGRVLRAPTEAGLQPCCRDTLLGELELVLRSRSGRVLLQAQSACCGLEVGGIPWQHAWHSSC